A single Phytohabitans houttuyneae DNA region contains:
- a CDS encoding BNR-4 repeat-containing protein: MLQLSGARRARRAITLTAACAATALIMGPAPAAGHTAHAPVGKTWVAPTSFTTVATNVAARSDRRPTNGGVYDRTAGKTFISWAGQYEDNYVQAYDHRTGTWTAPVKVADGGNDTHNYPTLIQADDGHLLAFRGMHNRKLWLARSPAPHSIEGTWTDTQIPEGLGATYPMVFKTADGSIFVFVRETAGDLDKQYPTDFRPMKYVRSTDNGRTWQSSESLTGERWNIAPQTRVDNMNEVYIGQLRHEPAGLGHRERVSIVYTLAGGGPEGHLHDRYHKNIYHAYFYPHDLHFRSATGEDLGVEIDDADQEAHLKVVDTPLQMPNPRSPDYIQLVGSTFGGHAPFVVWMQLDAQAVVHSWTAVHTPLGWQKREVATGLRVRDMERVDPLTWRVYTTSTAPDVTAVSTARLYAGLLWQPEATIAVPRPVQRIEVIQDYRDPARLILSGASSARPADVADGDIYVAGAS; this comes from the coding sequence GTGCTTCAGCTCTCTGGTGCTCGCCGCGCGCGGCGCGCCATCACCCTCACCGCGGCCTGCGCCGCGACAGCGCTCATCATGGGGCCGGCACCCGCCGCCGGGCACACGGCCCACGCCCCGGTGGGTAAGACGTGGGTGGCGCCCACGAGCTTCACCACCGTTGCCACGAACGTCGCCGCCCGCAGCGACCGCCGGCCCACAAACGGCGGGGTGTACGACCGGACGGCCGGCAAGACTTTCATCTCCTGGGCGGGACAGTACGAGGACAACTACGTGCAGGCCTACGACCACCGCACCGGTACCTGGACGGCGCCGGTCAAGGTGGCCGACGGCGGCAATGACACGCACAACTACCCGACGTTGATCCAGGCCGACGACGGGCACCTGCTCGCCTTCCGCGGCATGCACAACCGGAAGCTGTGGCTTGCCCGCTCCCCCGCCCCACACTCGATCGAAGGCACGTGGACCGACACCCAGATCCCCGAGGGCCTCGGCGCCACCTACCCGATGGTCTTCAAGACGGCAGACGGGTCGATCTTCGTGTTCGTCCGCGAGACCGCCGGCGACCTCGACAAGCAGTACCCGACCGACTTCCGGCCGATGAAGTACGTGCGCTCGACCGACAACGGCCGCACCTGGCAGAGCTCGGAATCGCTGACCGGCGAGCGGTGGAACATCGCACCGCAGACGCGCGTGGACAACATGAACGAGGTCTACATCGGACAGCTGCGGCACGAGCCGGCCGGCCTCGGCCACCGCGAACGGGTGTCCATCGTGTACACCCTGGCCGGCGGCGGGCCCGAGGGCCACCTGCACGACCGGTACCACAAGAACATCTACCACGCCTACTTCTACCCGCACGACCTGCACTTCCGCTCCGCCACGGGCGAAGACCTGGGCGTCGAGATCGACGACGCCGACCAGGAGGCACATCTCAAGGTCGTCGACACCCCGCTGCAGATGCCCAACCCCCGCTCGCCCGACTACATCCAGCTCGTCGGCTCCACCTTCGGCGGCCACGCGCCGTTCGTGGTGTGGATGCAGCTGGACGCGCAGGCGGTGGTACACAGCTGGACCGCGGTACACACCCCGCTCGGCTGGCAGAAGCGCGAGGTCGCGACCGGCCTGCGGGTGCGCGACATGGAACGCGTCGATCCGCTGACCTGGCGGGTCTACACGACGTCCACCGCGCCGGATGTCACCGCCGTGTCGACCGCCCGGCTGTACGCCGGCCTGCTGTGGCAACCGGAGGCGACCATCGCCGTCCCGCGCCCCGTGCAGCGCATCGAGGTGATCCAGGACTACCGGGACCCGGCCCGGCTCATCCTCTCGGGCGCGAGCAGCGCCCGACCCGCTGACGTCGCCGACGGCGACATCTACGTGGCCGGAGCGAGCTGA
- a CDS encoding glycosyl hydrolase family 79 C-terminal domain-containing protein, producing the protein MRILRAGCAAAAGLAILAGLGGAAAAPTPDSAATVVVDTSQPGGRLPSDFVGLSFEVRELGIGNIDARRGNLAQFFRTLGRSNVRFSGNTLDRDAIWLGDGQQLPDPLPEWVQHIITPADIERLDDFLAATGWDTAVGINLGRWDAERAADQAAVMSRVLGRRLLAAECGNEPDQWVSRGYRPAGYAYADYRRDWQMCAGAVGRMPLAGPDAASPTSAWAANLARDEGDRLKMIMIHQYSMDPTGTMERLLSPATNAGQAGAATPNLTVAKQLGKPIRIDETNSAWGGGIDGVSNRHGSALWALDYALQMGQLGLDGINFHGGLGVCNQPIWNGRWQLYTPMCASSKAEELAQVYRAMPIFYGLWMARQMGPGTFLPVTVTTDRNVNAYAVRGDDGRTRIAVIQKEETTTGPVSVAISVGGRDRTARVLTMTGSGLTADDTAVQGARVGTDGRLAPAAADRRPVRGGTVHIELAAGSAALITLDR; encoded by the coding sequence ATGCGTATTCTTCGAGCCGGCTGCGCCGCCGCCGCTGGCCTGGCGATCCTCGCCGGCCTGGGAGGCGCCGCCGCGGCACCGACGCCCGACTCCGCCGCGACCGTCGTCGTCGACACAAGCCAGCCCGGTGGCCGGCTGCCCAGCGACTTCGTCGGGCTTTCCTTCGAGGTCCGCGAGCTCGGCATCGGAAACATCGACGCCCGCCGCGGCAACCTGGCGCAGTTCTTCAGGACGCTCGGCCGCAGCAACGTCCGCTTCTCCGGCAACACTCTCGACCGCGACGCGATCTGGCTCGGTGACGGACAGCAGCTTCCGGATCCGTTGCCCGAGTGGGTCCAGCACATCATCACGCCGGCCGACATCGAGCGCCTCGACGATTTCCTCGCCGCCACCGGGTGGGACACCGCGGTCGGCATCAACCTCGGTCGCTGGGACGCGGAGCGCGCCGCCGACCAGGCCGCGGTGATGTCCCGCGTGCTCGGACGCCGCCTGCTGGCCGCCGAGTGCGGCAACGAGCCGGACCAATGGGTCAGCCGGGGCTACCGGCCCGCCGGATACGCCTACGCCGACTACCGGCGCGACTGGCAGATGTGCGCCGGCGCGGTCGGCCGCATGCCGCTCGCCGGCCCGGACGCCGCGTCGCCCACCTCCGCGTGGGCGGCAAACCTCGCCCGCGACGAGGGCGACCGACTAAAGATGATCATGATTCACCAGTACAGCATGGATCCGACCGGCACCATGGAACGCCTGCTGTCGCCGGCCACCAACGCGGGACAGGCCGGCGCGGCCACGCCCAACCTGACCGTCGCGAAGCAGCTGGGCAAGCCGATCCGCATCGACGAGACAAACTCGGCGTGGGGTGGCGGCATCGACGGCGTCAGCAACCGGCACGGATCCGCGCTGTGGGCGCTGGACTACGCGCTGCAGATGGGCCAGCTCGGCCTCGACGGGATCAACTTCCACGGCGGTCTCGGCGTGTGCAACCAGCCCATCTGGAACGGCAGGTGGCAGCTCTACACACCCATGTGCGCCAGCAGCAAGGCGGAGGAGCTCGCGCAGGTCTACCGGGCGATGCCGATCTTCTACGGCCTCTGGATGGCGCGGCAGATGGGTCCCGGCACGTTCCTGCCCGTCACCGTCACCACCGACCGCAACGTCAACGCGTACGCCGTGCGCGGAGACGACGGCCGCACCCGGATCGCCGTGATCCAGAAGGAGGAGACGACGACCGGCCCGGTCAGCGTCGCCATCTCCGTGGGCGGCCGCGACCGTACCGCGCGGGTCCTCACGATGACCGGCAGCGGCCTGACCGCGGATGACACCGCCGTGCAGGGCGCCCGCGTGGGCACCGACGGTCGCCTCGCGCCCGCTGCCGCCGACCGCCGTCCGGTGCGCGGCGGGACCGTCCACATCGAACTCGCCGCGGGTTCGGCCGCTCTGATCACGCTCGACCGGTGA